A single genomic interval of Lathyrus oleraceus cultivar Zhongwan6 chromosome 7, CAAS_Psat_ZW6_1.0, whole genome shotgun sequence harbors:
- the LOC127104002 gene encoding uncharacterized protein LOC127104002: MGRIADFLGAPQSSVRRRPNQVIIQGEEPTIDQVRPPRQAPDERVMGARLEQQPIRREVPEEQPRIVIMVNRDQDADEVIHRVRRENMMENDLTSMIERIMAQNGLNIGFQRPNYSSPLSEYVLQTELPRGCKIPKFTRFSGDTSESTIEHIARYMTEAGDLADSSVERLKSEKARANKNYKKERVAYVEFEDGESEISEDPYGLEEFKVDLAELKEAPPYACKLLTPSNGRNPVEIEKSDRFPKKTYTFDVTKCDEIFDLLVKDGQMIVPPNTKIPPLEQRKKRGFCKYHNFLGHKTSQCFLFRDLIQNAIRDGRLKFADKGKNQMKVDADPLNIAEINYAELIEINTIDVGEVEAVKATGTEGYAPDGKQATDGLNKNVSIGISVKGKQDANVEPMATEGLKGKATEATEGLRKKFEEISITDGASLGVNMVDLKQPPPPQNGGSG, translated from the exons ATGGGACGCATAGCAGATTTCCTAGGCGCCCCACAGTCTTCTGTTCGACGCAGGCCAAACCAGGTTATAATCCAGGGAGAAGAACCAACCATAGATCAGGTTCGACCACCAAGGCAAGCCCCTGACGAAAGAGTCATGGGGGCAAGATTGGAACAACAGCCAATTCGACGGGAAGTCCCTGAAGAACAACCTAGGATAGTGATAATGGTTAATAGAGACCAGGATGCAGACGAAGTAATTCATAGGGTCAGGCGGGAAAACATGATGGAAAATGACTTAACTAGTATGATAGAGAGAATCATGGCCCAGAATGGTCTGAATATAGGTTTTCAACGACCAAATTATTCCTCCCCTTTATCAGAATATGTCCTACAAACAGAATTACCAAGGGGTTGTAAAATCCCTAAGTTCACCAGattctcaggggacactagtgaaTCCACTATAGAGCACATAGCCAGATACATGACTGAGGCAGGGGATTTGGCGGACA GTTCC GTCGAACGCTTAAAATCTGAAAAGGCCAGAGCAAATAAGAATTATAAGAAAGAGAGGGTTGCTTATGTCGAATTCGAAGACGGAGAGTCTGAAATCTCTGAAGACCCTTATGGTCTTGAGGAATTCAAAGTAGATTTGGCTGAATTAAAAGAAGCACCACCTTATGCCTGCAAATTACTTACACCTTCGAATGGCAGGAACCCTGTCGAAATTGAAAAGAGTGATAGATTTCCAAAAAAGACTTACACATTTGATGTTACCAAATGTGACGAGATCTTCGATTTATTAGTAAAAGATGGCCAAATGATAGTGCCTCCTAATACCAAAATTCCTCCGTTAGAACAACGGAAGAAAAGAGGCTTCTGTAAATATCACAATTTTTTAGGCCATAAAACCTCACAAtgctttcttttcagggatcttattCAGAATGCAATCAGGGATGGCCGCCTCAAGTTCGCTGACAAGGGAAAGAACCAGATGAAGGTTGATGCTGATCCCCTCAACATTGCTGAGATAAACTATGCTGAACTTATCGAAATCAACACGATTGACGTAGGGGAAGTCGAGGCTGTAAAGGCAACAGGAACTGAAGGCTATGCGCCGGATGGAAAGCAAGCTACTGATGGCCTAAATAAAAATGTTTCTATTGGAATCTCTGTCAAAGGTAAACAGGATGCTAACGTCGAACCAATGGCCACCGAAGGTCTCAAGGGGAAAGCAACTGAGGCTACTGAGGGCCTAAGGAAGAAATTCGAGGAAATTTCAATCACTGATGGCGCTAGTCTAGGTGTCAACATGGTGGATTTGAaacaacccccccccccccaaaatGGAGGAAGTGGATAA